A region of Pyxidicoccus parkwaysis DNA encodes the following proteins:
- a CDS encoding peptidylprolyl isomerase gives MSVIHSRGGSRLLPLLLVGALALAGCDDPKVVAEVGKSDVSRADVAAFIHARSARARPTPSEALDALVERTLLAEEARRTGLGNDEALKARLRTAERELLAQALLDQRLAAATTDAELRKRYEASRDSLAKREVHVRQLMVRMSPGADEESRQRAQSRMNGLFARLTGGESFEKVAREASEDEVSAARGGDMGPVLEDQVDPVFFTEAARLKQGERSRPFATPYGLHLLEAVEPVKTVVPTFEQIRGRLEADARREAQERLVEELRKQIRVKTHPERLEALEATGGMGQPDGGQRP, from the coding sequence ATGTCTGTCATTCATTCGCGCGGGGGCTCGCGGCTTCTGCCCCTGCTGCTCGTGGGCGCGCTGGCGCTCGCCGGCTGTGACGACCCGAAGGTGGTCGCCGAGGTCGGCAAGAGCGACGTGTCCCGCGCGGACGTGGCCGCCTTCATCCACGCGCGCAGCGCACGCGCGCGTCCGACGCCCTCCGAGGCGCTGGACGCACTGGTGGAGCGCACCCTGCTCGCCGAGGAGGCCCGCCGCACGGGGCTCGGCAATGACGAGGCGCTGAAGGCGCGGCTGCGGACGGCCGAGCGCGAGCTTCTGGCCCAGGCCCTGCTGGACCAGCGGCTGGCCGCGGCCACCACGGACGCGGAGCTGCGCAAGCGCTACGAGGCCTCACGCGACAGCCTGGCGAAGCGCGAGGTGCATGTCCGTCAGCTCATGGTTCGCATGTCGCCCGGCGCGGACGAGGAGTCCCGGCAGCGGGCGCAGTCGCGGATGAATGGCCTCTTCGCGCGGCTCACCGGCGGTGAGTCCTTCGAGAAGGTGGCCCGCGAGGCGTCCGAGGACGAGGTGAGCGCGGCGCGGGGAGGGGACATGGGCCCGGTGCTGGAGGACCAGGTGGACCCGGTCTTCTTCACGGAGGCGGCGCGGCTCAAGCAGGGCGAGCGCTCGCGGCCCTTCGCGACGCCGTACGGGTTGCACCTCCTCGAGGCCGTGGAGCCGGTGAAGACGGTGGTGCCGACCTTCGAGCAGATCCGCGGGAGGCTTGAGGCGGACGCGCGGCGGGAGGCCCAGGAGCGGCTGGTGGAAGAGCTCCGGAAACAGATTCGCGTGAAGACCCATCCGGAGCGCCTGGAGGCCCTCGAGGCCACCGGCGGGATGGGGCAGCCCGACGGAGGGCAGCGTCCATGA
- a CDS encoding peptidylprolyl isomerase, translating into MNIRFRATALVALMFVSASACTRPSAGPAAEAADTGRVVGRYDGGVITEAELIEESSRLPSPLREQFERPAGQREFVRSMIDKRLLAQEARSRGLHQEPSIQKQVKALEDRLTIQALLAAEEKAAGKPGEEELRGYYAQHRESFAQPERLRLGRVWVSLPSGATAAQRAQAKQKAERFAQRLKAGEPLAKVAAEGDGPEKAQGGELGVVARGELPDRTLEDAAFALKKPGETSGVIAGAQGYSVVRLLERREGRTPAFEEVRAEVESRVLPQWQRKVLESLLARLRASGSIGIDVPERL; encoded by the coding sequence ATGAACATACGTTTTCGAGCCACGGCGCTGGTCGCGCTCATGTTCGTCTCCGCCTCCGCCTGTACGCGCCCGTCGGCCGGCCCGGCCGCGGAGGCCGCGGACACGGGGCGGGTGGTGGGCCGCTACGACGGCGGCGTCATCACCGAGGCCGAGCTCATCGAGGAGTCCTCGCGGCTGCCTTCTCCCCTGCGTGAGCAGTTCGAGAGGCCCGCCGGCCAGCGCGAGTTCGTGCGCTCGATGATCGACAAGCGCTTGCTGGCCCAGGAGGCCCGCTCGCGCGGTCTCCACCAGGAGCCCTCCATCCAGAAGCAGGTGAAGGCCCTGGAGGACCGGCTGACCATTCAAGCCCTGCTGGCGGCCGAGGAGAAGGCGGCGGGCAAGCCGGGTGAAGAGGAGCTGCGCGGCTATTACGCGCAGCACCGAGAGTCCTTCGCGCAGCCGGAGCGCTTGAGGCTGGGGCGGGTGTGGGTGTCGCTGCCGTCTGGAGCCACTGCGGCGCAGCGGGCGCAGGCGAAGCAGAAGGCGGAGCGCTTCGCGCAGCGGCTGAAGGCGGGCGAGCCCCTGGCGAAGGTGGCGGCGGAAGGCGACGGGCCGGAGAAGGCCCAGGGCGGTGAGCTGGGCGTGGTGGCTCGGGGCGAGCTGCCGGACCGGACACTGGAGGACGCGGCCTTCGCGCTGAAGAAGCCGGGCGAGACGAGCGGCGTCATCGCGGGGGCGCAGGGGTACTCGGTGGTGCGGCTGCTGGAGCGCCGCGAGGGCCGTACGCCCGCGTTCGAAGAAGTGCGGGCGGAGGTGGAGTCGCGGGTGCTGCCGCAATGGCAGCGCAAGGTCCTGGAGTCGTTGCTCGCCAGGCTCCGTGCCTCGGGCTCGATAGGAATTGACGTGCCTGAACGCCTCTGA
- a CDS encoding peptidylprolyl isomerase, whose protein sequence is MHTRSVWSLPAVLLSLTLAGCGGGASQSPSKGEKAGGPPVAIVNGHTLSTQEVKAKLEEQPPVVRGRYTSLEKKKEFLDNLIRFELLVQEARKRGLDQDPEVQATLEKVMVQKLLRTQQEAAAAAPDDAEVRKYYDEHLSEFVRPERVRVSHIFLAAPQGDAGKRAQARAAAVKLLSEVKAQETGAARSAFELAATQQSQDDGSKSAGGDLGFRSREELAQGWGATLADAAFGLKTVSEVGQVVETEKGFHLVKLLGRQLGVEQSFEQAKSRIDSRLLAERRAKGMEDFINGLKTQARIEVKDDALEQLKIEGVEGTPVPPASASARTE, encoded by the coding sequence ATGCACACGCGCTCTGTCTGGTCCCTGCCCGCCGTTCTCCTCTCACTCACCCTCGCGGGCTGCGGCGGTGGTGCTTCCCAGTCCCCCAGCAAGGGTGAAAAGGCAGGCGGCCCCCCGGTGGCCATCGTGAATGGCCACACCCTCTCGACGCAGGAGGTGAAGGCGAAGCTGGAGGAGCAGCCCCCCGTCGTCCGCGGCCGCTACACCAGCCTGGAGAAGAAGAAGGAGTTCCTCGACAACCTCATCCGCTTCGAATTGCTGGTGCAGGAGGCCCGGAAGCGCGGGTTGGATCAGGACCCCGAGGTCCAGGCCACGCTGGAGAAGGTGATGGTGCAGAAGCTGCTCCGGACGCAGCAGGAGGCGGCCGCGGCCGCGCCGGATGACGCCGAGGTGCGCAAGTACTACGACGAGCACCTCTCCGAGTTCGTCCGCCCCGAGCGCGTCCGCGTGAGCCACATCTTCCTGGCCGCACCGCAGGGCGACGCGGGCAAGCGGGCCCAGGCTCGGGCGGCGGCGGTGAAGCTGCTCTCGGAGGTGAAGGCGCAGGAGACGGGGGCCGCTCGCAGCGCCTTCGAGCTGGCCGCCACGCAGCAGTCCCAGGACGACGGCTCGAAGTCCGCCGGAGGAGACCTGGGCTTCCGCTCCCGCGAGGAGCTGGCGCAGGGCTGGGGCGCGACGCTGGCGGATGCCGCCTTCGGCTTGAAGACGGTGTCGGAGGTTGGCCAGGTGGTGGAGACGGAGAAGGGCTTCCACCTGGTGAAGCTGCTGGGCCGTCAGCTCGGCGTGGAGCAGTCGTTCGAGCAGGCCAAGTCCCGCATCGACTCGCGGCTGCTCGCCGAGCGCCGCGCCAAGGGCATGGAGGACTTCATCAACGGCCTCAAGACCCAGGCCCGCATCGAGGTGAAGGACGACGCCCTCGAGCAGCTCAAGATTGAGGGTGTCGAGGGCACTCCCGTCCCGCCCGCCTCGGCATCCGCGCGGACGGAGTAG
- a CDS encoding aminotransferase-like domain-containing protein — protein sequence MSSSMNTPELPLASWARRIAPSAMQDMLQNITKPGVFSLALGLPAAELFPTEGMGQAAARVLAEQGGALQYSATLQPLREHVVRMMEKRGVKCTPQQVFLTTGAQQGMNLLVRLMLEAGQSVMLEDRVYSGFQQVLEPYQVKRLAVRRDASTGLDLDAVESVLKSGERPAFLYTMSDGHNPLGTSMAMEARERLVKLARDYRMPIIEDDAYGFLQYEDTVLPPLRALEDRGVFYVGSFSKILAPALRVGWVVVPEQMVFRLATVKESSDIDTATFTQRIVLSFLDSGKLEEHLTRLRQEYRTRRDALLKALETHMPKGATWTKPTSGMFVWVELPEGADTTALLARALETEKVAYLPGQAFSVAGGRSAAHCMRLNFSNCEPAKIEEAVARLGRVLAARG from the coding sequence ATGTCGTCCTCGATGAACACCCCTGAGCTTCCCCTCGCGTCCTGGGCACGGCGGATTGCGCCGTCCGCCATGCAGGACATGCTGCAGAACATCACCAAACCCGGCGTCTTCTCCCTGGCGCTGGGCCTGCCCGCCGCCGAGCTCTTCCCCACCGAAGGCATGGGGCAGGCGGCGGCGCGCGTCCTGGCGGAGCAGGGAGGGGCGCTCCAGTACTCGGCGACGCTGCAGCCCTTGCGCGAGCACGTCGTGCGGATGATGGAGAAGCGCGGCGTGAAGTGCACGCCGCAGCAGGTATTCCTGACGACGGGCGCGCAGCAGGGGATGAACCTGCTGGTGCGGCTGATGCTGGAGGCCGGCCAGTCGGTGATGCTGGAGGACCGCGTGTACTCAGGCTTCCAGCAGGTGCTGGAGCCATACCAGGTGAAGCGGCTGGCGGTGCGGCGCGACGCGAGCACGGGGCTCGACTTGGACGCCGTGGAGTCCGTGCTGAAGTCGGGTGAGCGGCCGGCGTTCCTCTACACGATGAGCGACGGGCACAACCCGCTGGGCACCAGCATGGCCATGGAGGCGCGCGAGCGGCTGGTGAAGCTGGCGCGCGACTACCGCATGCCCATCATCGAGGACGACGCGTACGGATTCCTCCAGTACGAGGACACGGTGCTGCCGCCGCTGCGCGCGCTGGAGGACCGGGGCGTGTTCTACGTGGGCTCGTTCTCGAAGATTCTCGCGCCGGCCCTGCGCGTGGGCTGGGTGGTGGTGCCGGAGCAGATGGTGTTCCGGCTGGCCACGGTGAAGGAGTCGAGCGACATCGACACCGCCACATTCACCCAGCGCATCGTCCTGTCGTTCCTGGACTCGGGGAAGCTGGAGGAGCACCTGACGCGGCTGCGCCAGGAGTACCGCACGCGGCGCGACGCGCTCCTGAAGGCCCTGGAGACGCACATGCCGAAGGGCGCGACGTGGACGAAGCCAACGAGCGGCATGTTCGTCTGGGTGGAGCTGCCGGAAGGCGCGGACACCACGGCGCTGCTGGCGCGCGCGCTGGAGACGGAGAAGGTGGCGTACCTGCCGGGGCAGGCGTTCTCCGTGGCGGGCGGACGTTCCGCCGCGCACTGCATGCGGCTGAACTTCAGCAACTGCGAGCCGGCGAAGATTGAAGAGGCCGTGGCGCGGCTGGGCCGGGTGCTGGCGGCGCGGGGCTGA
- the hppD gene encoding 4-hydroxyphenylpyruvate dioxygenase, translating to MYFREVDHVEMWVEDAHQAALFYVGTFGFRVVGRAEAGRGSLLLQQGHLRLVLTEASAEGASADFVRRHGEAVKDIALRVTDVEAAFRDAVRRGARPVSEPAVFGDGAARVTRATVAAMGDVVHSFVQRESRGGPEDFLPGVFAPVTEGFPVPLFEPFAALDHLAIALEPGQLEPMVRFYRDVFGFHESHEENVRTGESGMNSKVVQNDNGRICFPMMEPARDGKPGQIDDFLARHGGPGVQHFAMLSHDIEAAIRAMQSRGVVFLDIPPSYYDVLEERLGRLDLDVARTRDYGILVDRDAWGLLLQAFTRSMHPRHTLFFEVIQRKDARGFGGANIRALFEAVEREQSRRP from the coding sequence ATGTATTTCAGGGAAGTAGACCATGTAGAGATGTGGGTGGAGGACGCGCATCAGGCGGCCCTCTTCTATGTAGGCACGTTCGGTTTTCGCGTCGTGGGACGGGCGGAGGCGGGGCGGGGCTCGCTGCTGTTGCAACAAGGTCACCTGCGGTTGGTGCTGACGGAGGCCTCGGCGGAGGGGGCTTCCGCTGACTTCGTGCGGCGGCACGGGGAGGCGGTGAAGGACATCGCCCTGCGCGTGACGGACGTGGAGGCGGCGTTCCGCGACGCGGTGCGCCGGGGCGCGAGGCCGGTGAGCGAGCCCGCGGTGTTCGGCGATGGCGCGGCCCGGGTGACGCGCGCGACGGTGGCGGCGATGGGGGACGTGGTGCACTCGTTCGTCCAGCGCGAGTCGCGAGGCGGGCCGGAGGACTTCCTGCCCGGCGTCTTCGCGCCGGTGACGGAGGGCTTCCCCGTGCCCCTGTTCGAGCCCTTCGCGGCGCTGGACCACCTGGCCATTGCGCTGGAGCCCGGGCAGCTGGAGCCCATGGTGCGCTTCTACCGGGACGTCTTCGGCTTCCACGAGTCGCACGAGGAGAACGTGCGGACGGGGGAGAGCGGGATGAACTCCAAGGTGGTGCAGAACGACAACGGGCGCATCTGCTTCCCGATGATGGAGCCCGCGAGAGACGGCAAGCCGGGGCAGATTGACGACTTCCTCGCGCGCCACGGCGGCCCGGGCGTGCAGCACTTCGCGATGCTGAGCCACGACATCGAGGCAGCCATCCGCGCCATGCAGTCGCGGGGCGTGGTGTTCCTGGACATTCCGCCCAGCTACTACGACGTGCTGGAGGAGCGGCTGGGCAGGCTGGACCTGGACGTGGCCCGGACGCGAGACTACGGCATCCTGGTGGACCGCGATGCGTGGGGGCTGCTGTTGCAGGCATTCACCCGCTCCATGCACCCTCGGCACACCCTCTTCTTCGAAGTCATCCAGCGCAAGGACGCGCGCGGGTTTGGCGGAGCCAACATCCGTGCGTTGTTCGAAGCGGTGGAGCGTGAGCAGTCCCGGAGGCCCTGA
- a CDS encoding alpha/beta hydrolase encodes MKTSRATFHRGTAGAVLGLLLALTGCSEPAHLTETRFGSAAVDLAVTPPTEPSELRGELPLDPNKPDGGSGILLVPDSYNPDTPAPVVVLLHGAGGTPEGILTIMKEEANASGTLVVAPKSVAVSWDMIALGRYNVDVAHIELALQRVFREYSVDPQRVSICGFSDGASYALSVGLTNGELFRRIVAFSPGFVAASELRGKPSLFITHGTQDKVLPIETGGRYITEQLRKADYSVDYREFDGPHAVPKSLAQEAFNFLIAPGTP; translated from the coding sequence ATGAAGACATCGCGCGCGACGTTCCACCGAGGCACCGCCGGGGCAGTCCTGGGGCTGCTGCTGGCCTTGACGGGCTGCAGCGAGCCGGCACACCTGACGGAGACGCGCTTCGGCTCGGCGGCCGTGGACCTGGCGGTGACGCCGCCCACCGAGCCCTCCGAGCTGCGTGGCGAGCTGCCGCTGGACCCGAACAAGCCGGACGGCGGCTCCGGCATCCTGCTGGTGCCGGACAGCTACAACCCGGACACGCCCGCGCCGGTGGTGGTGCTGCTGCACGGCGCCGGCGGCACGCCCGAGGGCATCCTGACCATCATGAAGGAGGAGGCGAACGCCAGCGGCACGCTGGTGGTGGCGCCCAAGTCCGTGGCCGTCTCTTGGGACATGATTGCCCTGGGCCGCTACAACGTGGACGTGGCGCACATCGAGCTCGCGCTCCAGCGCGTGTTCCGCGAGTACTCCGTCGACCCGCAGCGCGTCTCCATCTGCGGCTTCTCCGACGGCGCCAGCTACGCGCTGTCCGTGGGCCTCACCAACGGCGAGCTGTTCCGCCGCATCGTCGCCTTCTCGCCCGGCTTCGTCGCCGCGTCCGAGCTGCGCGGCAAGCCCAGCCTCTTCATCACCCACGGCACCCAGGACAAGGTGCTGCCCATCGAAACGGGAGGCCGCTACATCACCGAGCAGCTCCGCAAGGCGGACTACTCGGTCGACTACCGCGAGTTCGACGGCCCCCACGCGGTGCCCAAGTCCCTGGCCCAGGAGGCCTTCAACTTCCTGATAGCGCCCGGGACACCCTGA
- a CDS encoding MBL fold metallo-hydrolase, with protein MLDRPMYLKPNVAIEPLYNQWYVWWYLLSPATAPLFVTNLHQKLMQSFVANPDVHVAALKNPLLMGGPFINHPASRVPQVKELLERTQREQAHMLAYTKAMAELEQLMAPNNGGSLESLYPKVPDLLRGYVELTYDLSHRASARVIEPLLYRSKFYQESSQSVTLNMVDGDWRPYIFSTPRLEEDSPLWLKVPFKHEGLDELFRMRHTAGSPGRVAEMLGVPASASAAFANLFTEAEPRRAERYTGEGVRVRYFGHACVLLETKDVSILTDPVISYEFPTELPRFTHSDLPEKIDYVIITHGHADHLMMETLLQLRHRVGTIIVPRNNGNSLADPSLRLMLHHTGFKNVVEIDDLQEIPVPGGSITGLPFMGEHSDLAIQAKTAHLVRLGGKSLLMAADSNAIEPRLYQYLRDIVGTIDVLFLGMECEGGPMSWMYGPLLSNPLPRKMDQARRLNGSDCARASEITNYLAPKEVYVYAMGQEPWLRHVMILVYDDKAPQLIESNKFLEFCKGKGIQAERPYVRLERILK; from the coding sequence ATGCTGGACCGCCCGATGTACCTCAAGCCGAACGTCGCCATCGAGCCGCTCTACAACCAGTGGTACGTCTGGTGGTACCTGCTGTCGCCGGCGACGGCGCCGCTGTTCGTGACGAACCTGCACCAGAAGCTGATGCAGTCCTTCGTCGCCAACCCGGACGTGCACGTGGCGGCGCTCAAGAATCCGCTGCTCATGGGCGGGCCCTTCATCAACCACCCGGCCTCGCGCGTGCCGCAGGTGAAGGAGCTGCTGGAGCGCACCCAGCGCGAGCAGGCGCACATGCTCGCGTACACCAAGGCCATGGCCGAGCTCGAGCAGCTCATGGCGCCCAACAACGGTGGCTCGCTGGAGTCGCTCTACCCCAAGGTTCCGGACCTGCTGCGCGGCTACGTGGAGCTCACGTACGACTTGAGCCACCGCGCCAGCGCGCGCGTCATCGAGCCGCTGCTGTACCGCAGCAAGTTCTACCAGGAGTCCTCGCAGAGCGTGACGCTCAACATGGTGGACGGCGACTGGCGCCCGTACATCTTCAGCACGCCGCGCCTGGAGGAGGACTCGCCGCTGTGGCTGAAGGTGCCCTTCAAGCACGAGGGCCTGGACGAGCTGTTCCGCATGCGCCACACCGCCGGCTCACCGGGCCGCGTGGCGGAGATGCTGGGCGTGCCTGCCAGCGCCTCGGCCGCCTTCGCCAACCTCTTCACGGAGGCCGAGCCGCGCCGCGCGGAGCGCTACACCGGTGAGGGCGTGCGCGTGCGCTACTTCGGCCACGCCTGCGTGCTGCTGGAGACGAAGGACGTCAGCATCCTCACGGACCCCGTCATCAGCTACGAGTTCCCCACGGAGCTGCCGCGCTTCACGCACTCGGACCTGCCCGAGAAGATCGACTACGTCATCATCACCCACGGCCACGCCGACCACCTGATGATGGAGACGCTGCTCCAATTGCGTCACCGCGTGGGCACCATCATCGTCCCGCGCAACAACGGCAACTCGCTGGCGGACCCGTCGCTGCGGCTGATGCTGCACCACACCGGCTTCAAGAACGTGGTGGAGATTGACGACCTGCAGGAGATTCCCGTGCCGGGCGGCTCCATCACCGGCCTGCCCTTCATGGGCGAGCACAGCGACCTCGCCATCCAGGCCAAGACGGCGCACCTCGTGCGGCTGGGCGGCAAGTCCCTGCTGATGGCGGCGGACTCGAACGCGATTGAGCCGCGCCTCTACCAGTACCTGCGCGACATCGTCGGCACCATCGACGTGCTCTTCCTCGGCATGGAATGCGAGGGCGGCCCGATGAGCTGGATGTATGGACCGCTGCTCAGCAACCCGCTGCCGCGCAAGATGGACCAGGCCCGCCGGCTCAACGGCTCGGACTGCGCGCGCGCCTCGGAAATCACCAACTACCTGGCGCCCAAGGAGGTCTACGTCTACGCCATGGGCCAGGAGCCGTGGCTGCGCCACGTGATGATTCTCGTGTACGACGACAAGGCCCCGCAGCTCATCGAGTCGAACAAGTTCCTCGAGTTCTGCAAGGGCAAGGGCATCCAGGCCGAGCGGCCCTACGTGCGGCTGGAGCGCATCCTCAAGTAG
- the cysC gene encoding adenylyl-sulfate kinase produces MRQNTGFILWLTGMSGAGKSTLSRALQAKLDGVRPVELLDGDEVRTWLSRGLGFSREDREENVRRIGNVALLLARHGVGVIVAAISPYRGSRDEVRRMAAAKGVPFLEVFIQASLDALIARDVKGLYKKALAGEIPHFTGVSDPYEAPESPEAVVRSDAEPVDAGLERVLEMLRKRELLPSAAAA; encoded by the coding sequence ATGCGGCAGAACACGGGATTCATCCTCTGGCTGACGGGCATGTCCGGCGCGGGCAAGAGCACGCTGTCGCGCGCGCTGCAGGCGAAGCTGGACGGCGTGCGGCCGGTGGAGTTGCTGGACGGTGACGAGGTGCGCACGTGGCTGTCGCGCGGCCTGGGCTTCTCGCGTGAGGACCGCGAGGAGAACGTGCGGCGCATCGGCAACGTGGCGCTGCTGCTCGCGCGGCACGGCGTGGGCGTCATCGTCGCCGCGATTTCGCCGTACCGGGGCTCGCGCGACGAGGTGCGCCGCATGGCCGCGGCGAAGGGCGTTCCCTTCCTCGAGGTCTTCATCCAGGCCAGCCTGGACGCGCTCATCGCCCGCGACGTGAAGGGCCTCTACAAGAAGGCGCTCGCCGGGGAGATTCCGCACTTCACCGGCGTGTCGGACCCGTACGAGGCGCCGGAGTCCCCCGAGGCTGTCGTGCGCTCGGACGCGGAGCCGGTGGATGCGGGCCTGGAGCGCGTGCTGGAGATGCTGCGCAAGCGCGAGCTGCTGCCTTCCGCGGCGGCGGCCTGA
- a CDS encoding sulfate adenylyltransferase subunit 1, translating into MELLRFATAGSVDDGKSTLIGRLLYDTKSILEDQLAAVERTSRARGDEYVNLALLLDGLKAEREQGITIDVAYRYFSTVKRKFIIADTPGHLQYTRNMVTGASTADLALILVDARKGVLEQTRRHAFIASLLRVPHLVLCINKMDLVGFDQAVFDSIREEFRKFSMKLDVQDLTFIPISALGGDNVVSRSEKMPWYEGPTLLHHLENVHIASDRNLIHVRFPVQSVIRPMSAKYHDYRAYAGQVLGGVLRPGDEVMVMPSGFTTRIRDIDLAGKSLTEAFPPMSVNVSLAEELDISRGDMLCRPGNPPLAGQDIDAMVCWLSENTVLQPGARLAIKHTTRLARAKVNQLHYRLDVNTLHRDEGSTQLKLNEIGRVTLRTTVPLFFDEYRRNRHTGSFILIDEATNATVGAGMINGSAV; encoded by the coding sequence GTGGAACTGCTTCGTTTCGCGACCGCGGGCTCCGTCGATGACGGAAAGAGCACCCTGATTGGCCGTCTGCTCTACGACACCAAATCCATCCTCGAGGACCAGCTGGCCGCCGTGGAGCGCACCAGCCGCGCCCGGGGTGACGAGTACGTCAACCTGGCGCTGCTGCTGGACGGCCTGAAGGCCGAGCGCGAGCAGGGCATCACCATCGACGTGGCGTACCGCTACTTCTCGACGGTGAAGCGCAAGTTCATCATCGCGGACACGCCGGGACACCTCCAGTACACGCGCAACATGGTGACGGGTGCGTCCACCGCGGACCTCGCGCTCATCCTCGTGGACGCGCGCAAGGGCGTGCTGGAGCAGACGCGCCGGCATGCCTTCATCGCGTCGCTGTTGCGCGTGCCGCACCTGGTGCTGTGCATCAACAAGATGGACCTGGTGGGCTTCGACCAGGCCGTCTTCGACAGCATCCGCGAGGAGTTCCGCAAGTTCTCCATGAAGCTGGACGTGCAGGACCTCACGTTCATCCCCATCTCCGCGCTGGGCGGGGACAACGTGGTGTCGCGCTCGGAGAAGATGCCCTGGTACGAGGGCCCCACGCTCCTGCACCACCTGGAGAACGTGCACATCGCGTCCGACCGGAACCTCATCCACGTGCGCTTCCCGGTCCAGAGCGTCATCCGCCCCATGTCCGCGAAGTACCATGACTACCGCGCGTACGCGGGGCAGGTGCTGGGCGGCGTGCTGCGTCCGGGTGACGAGGTCATGGTGATGCCCTCCGGCTTCACCACCCGCATCCGTGACATCGACCTGGCGGGGAAGAGCCTCACGGAGGCCTTCCCGCCCATGTCCGTCAACGTGTCGCTGGCGGAGGAGCTGGACATCAGCCGCGGCGACATGCTCTGCCGCCCGGGCAACCCGCCGCTGGCGGGGCAGGACATCGACGCGATGGTGTGCTGGCTGTCGGAGAACACCGTGCTGCAGCCCGGCGCGCGGCTGGCCATCAAGCACACCACGCGCCTGGCGCGAGCGAAGGTCAACCAGCTCCACTACCGGCTGGACGTGAATACGCTCCACCGCGACGAGGGCAGCACGCAGCTCAAGCTGAACGAGATTGGCCGGGTGACGCTGCGCACCACCGTCCCCTTGTTCTTCGACGAGTACCGGCGCAATCGCCACACCGGCAGCTTCATCCTCATCGACGAGGCGACCAACGCCACGGTGGGCGCCGGGATGATCAACGGCTCCGCGGTTTGA
- the cysD gene encoding sulfate adenylyltransferase subunit CysD, translated as MSYELSHLEALEAESIFIIREVVAELDRPVLLFSGGKDSAVMLHLAVKAFAPAPLPFPLMHVDTGHNFPEVLQYRDARVAELGARLIVASVQEAIDAGRVAEEKGPRASRNRAQTVPLLEAIEKHQFNAVFGGARRDEEKARAKERVFSFRDEFGQWDPKNQRPELWSLYNARHRRGEHLRVFPLSNWTELDIWQYIDQEKVALPSIYYSHRREVFRRDGMLMAWSPFLQMLPGEEVITAEVRFRTVGDMTCTACVESSATTVEQVVNEIRASRVTERGASRADDKFSETAMEDRKREGYF; from the coding sequence GTGAGTTACGAGCTGTCACATCTCGAGGCCCTGGAAGCCGAATCCATCTTCATCATCCGCGAAGTGGTGGCCGAGCTTGATCGCCCGGTGCTCCTGTTCTCCGGAGGGAAGGACTCGGCGGTGATGCTGCACCTGGCGGTGAAGGCGTTCGCGCCCGCGCCGCTGCCCTTCCCGCTGATGCACGTGGACACCGGGCACAACTTCCCGGAGGTCCTCCAGTACCGCGACGCGCGCGTGGCGGAGCTGGGCGCGCGGCTCATCGTCGCGTCCGTGCAGGAGGCCATCGACGCCGGCAGGGTGGCGGAGGAGAAGGGCCCGCGCGCCTCGCGCAACCGCGCGCAGACGGTGCCGCTGCTGGAGGCGATTGAGAAGCACCAGTTCAACGCCGTCTTCGGCGGCGCCCGGCGCGACGAGGAGAAGGCCCGCGCCAAGGAGCGCGTGTTCTCCTTCCGCGACGAGTTCGGGCAGTGGGACCCGAAGAACCAGCGCCCGGAGTTGTGGAGCCTCTACAACGCGCGCCACCGCCGCGGTGAGCACCTGCGCGTGTTCCCGCTGTCCAACTGGACCGAGCTGGACATCTGGCAATACATCGACCAGGAGAAGGTGGCGCTGCCGTCCATCTACTACAGCCACCGGCGCGAGGTGTTCCGCCGCGACGGCATGTTGATGGCGTGGTCGCCCTTCCTGCAGATGCTGCCCGGCGAGGAGGTCATCACCGCCGAGGTGCGCTTCCGCACCGTGGGCGACATGACCTGCACCGCGTGCGTCGAGTCCTCGGCCACCACGGTGGAGCAGGTCGTCAATGAGATTCGCGCCTCGCGCGTCACCGAGCGCGGCGCCAGCCGTGCCGACGACAAGTTCAGCGAGACGGCGATGGAAGACCGCAAGCGTGAGGGTTACTTCTAG